ACGGGGACGTGCGGAAATTGTATTGGAAACCTTTGGCCGTCCGGCCCATTCCGCAAACCCGGAAGCTGGTCGAAACGCTGTATATGCCATGGCGCAGTTGATTGAGCGCATTCGTGAACTGCCGATGACGGCGCATCCGGTATTGGGCAAGGGGATCTTAGAGCTTACGGATATCAAATCAGCGCCATATCCAGGAGCTTCGGTCGTGCCGGAATATTGCCGTGCAACCTATGACCGGAGGCTTTTGGTTGGAGAAACGCCAGAGTCGGTGCTGCAGCCGTTGCAGGAATTGGTAACGGCGTGGAATGTGCAGCAAGATGGCTTAAGCGCTAAAGTAAGTTACGCTAAGGGCAAAGAAGGTTGTTATACCGGAGAGACCATTGAAGGGGAGCGTTTCTTCCCAGGATGGTTGCTAGAGGAGAATCATGCCTGGGTGCAGACTGCGTTGCAAGGACTGAAGCAAGCCGGTTTAAACCCGGCACTTACCCAATACTCTTTTTGCACGAACGGAAGCCATTATGCAGGCGAAGCAGGCATTCCTACCATTGGCTTCGGTCCTTCAAGAGAAAATTTGGCTCACACCATTGACGAACATATTGAAGTAGAGCAATTACAGCAGGCGGTGTGTGGCTATTATGGCATATTGCAAGCAACCTTGGAAAAAGAAGGGTGGTAAGGACGATGAAAACGCTGATTCGGAATGGATTGATTATTGACGGTAGCGGTGCCAAGCCGTTTTGCGGCGATGTACTGATCGAGGACGGCGTTATTGCAGCTATAGGAGAGGGTTTGTCGGCGGATGCACAGATCGTTGATGCAACAGGGTTAGTGGTGGCTCCTGGCTTTATTGATACGCACAGCCACTCCGACTTAGCGGTACTTACGGACCCCAAGGTTTCGCCTAAGATTCGTCAAGGCGTAACCACGGAATTGTTAGGGCAAGACGGCCTTTCGCTGGCGCCACTACCAGAAGCGTATATCAGCCCTTGGCGGAAGAATCTGGCAGGCCTAGAAGGGGACAGTGAGGCCATTGATTGGCACTACAGCAATACTGCAGGATACTTAAACCTCATTGCAGAGGCGCGTCCGGCGGCGAATATGGCGTATTTGGCGCCACACGGAAATATTCGCATGGAAGCGATGGGGCTGGATGGGCGAGCAGCTACAGACAGTGAAATTCAAAAAATGAAAGACATATTGCGCCGGGAGATGGAAGCGGGCGCGTACGGAATTTCAACAGGTTTGATTTATATGCCTTGCGCGTATGCGCAGACCAAGGAGCTGATTGAACTTTGCAAGGTGTCGGCAGAGTTTGGCGGACTTTTTGTAGTGCATCAACGTAGCGAAGCGGATGATATTTTAGCATCAACAAAAGAAATTCTCGATATAGCCAGAGCTTCGGGAGTGCATTTGCATATTTCTCATATGAAAGTTTGCGGACGCAAAAACTGGGATAAAGTAGAACCGATGCTAGAGTTGTTGGAAGCGGCGCAAGCAGAAGGAGTGAAGATTTCCTTTGATCAATATCCGTATGTTGCGGGCAGTACCATGTTGGGCGTTATCCTTCCCCCGTGGGTTCATGACGGCGGTACCGACAAGCTGCTGGAGCGTCTTGCTTCTCCCGAACTGCGTCAGCGGATGATTCAGGACATAGAGCAGGGTATTCCTGGGTGGGATAATTTTATTGATTTTGCCGGTATGGATCAGATTTTTGTAACCAGCGTGAAAACGAGTAAAAATGCGGATGCTGTAGGAAAAAATTTAGTGGAATTAGGAACTATGCGCGGTAAAGACGCCTATCAGGCTGTGTTTGATTTGTTATATGAAGAAGAAAATGCTGTTGGTATGGTTGATTTTTACGGGACTGAGGAGCATGTGAAAAAGCTGCTGGCTCGTCCGGAGCAAAATGTCTGCTCTGATGGGCTGATGGGCGCTGGCAAACCGCATCCGCGCGTATATGGAGCTTTTCCGCGCGTTCTTGGCAAATATGTGCGCGAAGAAGGAACGTTGTCGCTGGAAGCAGCCGTGCGCAAAATGACCGGTAAACCAGCGGATGTTCTGGGTTTGACGGACAGAGGCTATTTGCATACAGGCAAGGCGGCGGATTTGGTAATCTTTGATGCGGCTCAAGTTGAAGACCAAGGAACTTTTGTGGAGCCTGTCCAGTATCCTCGCGGTATTTCCTCGGTGATGGTCAATGGCTCTTGGGCGGTATGGGAAGGAAAAGAAACAGGAGCATTTTCCGGTCAGGTATTAAAAAAGGGGGCAAATCATGAATAAAAAAGTAGTTTTCACAACAAAGGCGCCTGCGGCGATTGGCCCATATTCACAAGCTATAACGGCGGGAAATTTGCTTTTTGCATCCGGCCAAATTCCTGTTGATCCAGCAACAGGCGAAGTGGCGGCAGGCGGTATAGAAGCACAGACGAAACAAGTTTTAGCAAATGTTCGCGCTGTTTTGGCAGAGGCTGGCGTCGGCATGGATGCGGTAGTCAAAACGACTGTGTTTCTAACGGATTTGGGGGATTTCCAGACGGTCAATGCGATTTATGGAGAGGCTTTTGCTCATGAGCCTCCGGCTCGCTCGTGCGTACAAGTTTCTGCATTGCCTAAAGGAGTAGCGGTGGAAATTGAAGTGGTGGCGGTTTTGTCCTAAAATTTAAACGGACAGGAGGAAACATGATGAATACACAAAAAGTACAGCCCAATCCTGCTGAGGGGCAGGCTGGCGGCGGGTTTCGGTGGAAAGTTCGGTATTCGGTGTTATCTCTGATTTGGATTGGTTGGTTGTTTTCCTTTTTAGACCGGATGGTGATTAGTGTAGCGTTGCCTTTTATCGGAGAGGAAATGCAGCTTGATGCAACGATGCAAGGCGGTATTCTCAGTGCGTTTTTTGCCGGCTATGCTTTATTTCAGATTCCTGGAGGTATGTTGGCGGATAAGTTTGGCGCCCGCAAAGTTATGGCTGTGGCCATCGGTTGGTGGTCTATCTTTACAAGTATGACTGGTTTTATCTTTTCATATCCGGCTTTACTGGTTTTGCGGTGCTTGTTCGGCGTCGGTGAAGGCTGTTTTCCCGGCTCGTCCTGGAAACTAATTGCCACCTATTTTCCACCGAAGGAGCGCGGCACGGCAACTGCCATTCAATCGACCGTCAACACACTGGGACCTGCAGTAGCCTCCTTGGTAGCCGCCGGGATTATAGCCGCTTTTGGCTGGAGAACGGTGTTTGTAACCTTAGGGGTTCCTGGCATATTTATTGCGTTGGCCATGTACTTATACTTCAGGGACAATCCGAAGGATCATCCGGCAATGACGCCGCAGGAACTGGCGGAAATACAGGCGGTGGAAGCCAATCCCAGCGCTGCCGCTTTGACCAAGGCGTCGTTGACGTTCAAGCAATTCTTAAGGAAGCCTATTTTATGGCAAATGGTATTAATCTGGTTTCTTTTTGACATTACCTTCTGGGGATTTGTTTCTTGGCTGCCTTCTTATTTGATGAAAGTACGCGGGTTTTCCCTGATTAAAACCGGCATTACCGGCTCGATTCCATTCTTTGTCGGTGCGGTGGGCACGGTTGTGGGAGGCTATCTGTCAGATCGTATTAAAGGGCAGCGGAAATGGCTGTTTGTGCCTAATGCGTTGATCGCCGGCTTCTTTTTGTACTTGACCTATACCGTTCCGTCGGCGGATATGGCGGTTGTTTATCAAAGCATTTCTTCATTCTTTATGTTCTTAGCCATGGCGGCTTTTTGGGGCTTGGTTATGGATACAATTCCGACCCATATTATGGGAGCCAGTTCGGGTACGGTAAATTTCGGGGGCCAAGTAGCCGGATTTATATCACCGTTTGTTATGGGTTATTTGATTGATTCCAGCGGAGGTTCTTTTGATACGGCTTTTGTCTTTTTAATCATTGCGATGGTCGCGTCGGCTGTAGTTGCGTTAACAGTGCAGCAAGAGCGGTCACAAACAACATAAGCTGATTTCTAGTGAAAAGCAGTCTTGCCGGCGATGCTGGTAAGACTGCTTTTTCATTTCTTTGCGGTGGTTTTCTTGCTAGTTAAGCAGGGAGTTTTCTTTTGTATGGCGAAAAATACAAAGAAATACTGTCTAAGGATGTGAGCCGGACATGATAAAAATCAGTGGGCAGGCTCAGCGCTTGCGCGTATATGTCGGAGAATCGGACCGGTATCAGGGACAGCCTGTATATCATGCGATTGTCGCAAAGGCAAAGGCTCTTGATCTGGCGGGCGCTTCGGTGTTCCGCGGGCTGGAGGGCTTCGGCGCCAACAGTCGCATTCATACGTCGCGTCTTTTGGAATTGTCCTGTGATTTGCCAATTGTGGTGGAGCTGGTGGACAGCGAAGAATACATTGCCAAGCTGCTGCCATTTTTGGATGAAGCCGTAGGGCAAGGCATGGTGACGTTGGAGAACATTGAGGTGGTTCATTATCGCCACAACGACGGCAAGGAGAAGATACGATGAACATGGCTGTGGATCTGGCGATTATTGCCTTGGGCGGCGGCATAGGGTCTGTGACGCGGTACCTGGTGACCATTTGGGCGGCGGAGCGTTTTGGCAGCGCCTTTCCATATGGAACGCTGGTTGTAAATGTGGCCGGTTCTTTTATTATCGGTTTTTTTATGACTTTGTTTTTGGAGCGGTTGGAGCTGGATCCGCAATGGCGGCTGTTTATCGCGGTAGGCTTTCTTGGCGGCTTGACGACATTTTCTTCTTTTAGCTATGAAACGCTGCGCCTGGTGCAGGAAGGGGCTATGAGCCAGGCTTTTGCCAATGCGGGCAGTAATGTGATTCTTTGTTTAGCATCTACTTGGGTGGGCTTTTTCTGTGCGCGCCTGTGGTAGATAGCGGCGGAAATAAGAAGGAGGCGGGACTGATGAGTGAAAAAACAGTAATGGTAACAAAGCAGGCTGAAGTGCTGACCGTGATGCTGCATCGCCCGGAAGCGCTCAATGCGCTCAATGATGAAATGACGGAAGAGCTGCGTCAGGTTCTGGAAGAAGCGGCAGTTGATGACTCGGTGCGGGTCGTGGTGCTGACTGGCAGTGGCCGTGCTTTTTGCGCCGGCGGCGATTTGAACTATTTGGAATCTATTGCCGGTACGGCGCAGGCTAAGGCATTTATTGAAGAAGTTGGCAATTTGGTGAAAATCATTCGCGAGATGCCGAAACCTGTCTTGGCTAAAGTACATGGCGTGGCGGCCGGAGCGGGTTTTAATCTGGCTTTGGCCTGTGATTTGGTGATTGCTTCGCGTTCTGCAAAATTTGCGCAGAGCTTCGCCAAAGTGGGACTGGTGCCGGATTGCGGCGGCTTGTATCTGTTGCCGCGCCTCTTAGGCATGCATCGGGCGAAGGAATTGATGTTTATTGGCGACGCGGTGACTGCGGAAACCCTTTATGAATGGGGGTTGTTAAATCATTTGGCTGAAGCGGACGAACTGGACGAAGAAGCCGGATTTTGGGCGGCTCGGCTGGCGATAGCGCCGCCGTTGGCGTTGGCAAAAACCAAAGCGGCTTTGCATACCAGCCAAGAAGCGGACTTTGAACAGATGGCGCAGTTAGAGGCGCAGTTGCAGGCGTTGTGCTTGGAAACAGAGGATCATCAGGAAGGCGTAGCGGCATTTAGGGAAAAAAGAAAACCTGCCTTTAGCGGTCGCTAAGGCAGGGACGGAGAGAAAGGAGGTGCCAAGATGACGGATTGGGGCAAAACTTCGGTGGGTTTGAGCGCGAATACGGCGGCGGGCTTGTGCTATTTGCTGGGCTGGCTGTCGGGGATCGTATTTTTGCTGCTGGAAAAGGAAAATACCTTTGTGCGCTTTCACGCCATGCAGTCGCTGGTGACCTTTGGCTCTTTGATGGTTATTTCACTAACGGCGCAGTTGCTGCCGTTTATTGGAATCCTTATCTCCATTGTCATTGGACCGGCTACGCTGTTTGTCTGGCTGCTGCTGATGTACAAGGGATTTCAAGGAGAACGGTATAGTTTGCCGTTTTTTGGAGCATTAGCGGAACGACAGCTGCGATAAGCTAACTTGCGGCAGCTTTTACCTTTCTACGTTGTTATAGGGATCCCAATTTTTGAGGAGCGCCAACTTGTCTTGAGCTGCTAGGCTTTCAGACAAAAGGCGCTCTTTGTCTTTGGGTAAAGTGCCGGCGAAATTGATATAGTTGGAAATGTGGTTGCTGCGAAAAAGGCAATGATGCTCCGACGGTAGTTCGATGCCTTGCAGCAGCAAATGCAATTCCTCCATGATGCCGGCAGGGGAGAGAATGGGAAAGCGGCCGCTTTCAAATTCCTCCAGAAGTTCGCTGCCACGGTACATCATTAGTGTCAGGGCGCTGAGCATATGCGGGCGGATGGCGCTGACTGCCAAGGCGGTATTACGGGCGTGACGCTCCGACGCTTCCTGGCCGCCCAGGCCGAGAATAACCATCATCGAAAGTTTGATGCCTGCGGCTACGATGCGCTGGCCGGCTTCGATAGACTCCGCGGCGGTGACTCCTTTATTGACATGCGTCAGCACGGCGTCATCGCCAGATTCCATGCCGTAGTAGACCAGCTTGAGGCCGGCTTGACGCAGGGCTATCAGCTCGTCTGGCGTTTTGCGCAGCATGTCCTTGGGGCCGGCATAGCAGGAAACGCGGCGTACTTTTGG
This genomic window from uncultured Anaeromusa sp. contains:
- a CDS encoding MFS transporter translates to MMNTQKVQPNPAEGQAGGGFRWKVRYSVLSLIWIGWLFSFLDRMVISVALPFIGEEMQLDATMQGGILSAFFAGYALFQIPGGMLADKFGARKVMAVAIGWWSIFTSMTGFIFSYPALLVLRCLFGVGEGCFPGSSWKLIATYFPPKERGTATAIQSTVNTLGPAVASLVAAGIIAAFGWRTVFVTLGVPGIFIALAMYLYFRDNPKDHPAMTPQELAEIQAVEANPSAAALTKASLTFKQFLRKPILWQMVLIWFLFDITFWGFVSWLPSYLMKVRGFSLIKTGITGSIPFFVGAVGTVVGGYLSDRIKGQRKWLFVPNALIAGFFLYLTYTVPSADMAVVYQSISSFFMFLAMAAFWGLVMDTIPTHIMGASSGTVNFGGQVAGFISPFVMGYLIDSSGGSFDTAFVFLIIAMVASAVVALTVQQERSQTT
- a CDS encoding enoyl-CoA hydratase-related protein, whose protein sequence is MSEKTVMVTKQAEVLTVMLHRPEALNALNDEMTEELRQVLEEAAVDDSVRVVVLTGSGRAFCAGGDLNYLESIAGTAQAKAFIEEVGNLVKIIREMPKPVLAKVHGVAAGAGFNLALACDLVIASRSAKFAQSFAKVGLVPDCGGLYLLPRLLGMHRAKELMFIGDAVTAETLYEWGLLNHLAEADELDEEAGFWAARLAIAPPLALAKTKAALHTSQEADFEQMAQLEAQLQALCLETEDHQEGVAAFREKRKPAFSGR
- a CDS encoding RidA family protein, with amino-acid sequence MNKKVVFTTKAPAAIGPYSQAITAGNLLFASGQIPVDPATGEVAAGGIEAQTKQVLANVRAVLAEAGVGMDAVVKTTVFLTDLGDFQTVNAIYGEAFAHEPPARSCVQVSALPKGVAVEIEVVAVLS
- a CDS encoding radical SAM protein, producing the protein MYFDTAEGPVFRPPSEADSLILRVTIGCSHNACTYCNMYRSVSFRMRPQEEIEAQLQQAQRYAAQIHRVFLGDGNALVLPTERLLAILAQIHALLPKVRRVSCYAGPKDMLRKTPDELIALRQAGLKLVYYGMESGDDAVLTHVNKGVTAAESIEAGQRIVAAGIKLSMMVILGLGGQEASERHARNTALAVSAIRPHMLSALTLMMYRGSELLEEFESGRFPILSPAGIMEELHLLLQGIELPSEHHCLFRSNHISNYINFAGTLPKDKERLLSESLAAQDKLALLKNWDPYNNVER
- the crcB gene encoding fluoride efflux transporter CrcB yields the protein MNMAVDLAIIALGGGIGSVTRYLVTIWAAERFGSAFPYGTLVVNVAGSFIIGFFMTLFLERLELDPQWRLFIAVGFLGGLTTFSSFSYETLRLVQEGAMSQAFANAGSNVILCLASTWVGFFCARLW
- a CDS encoding YgeY family selenium metabolism-linked hydrolase — translated: MLTESRREEIVRLCQELVRIPSYSGQEGAVAEAIRSIMEKLGFDDIRVDAYGNIMGGIKGIRPGKRLVLDGHIDTVPVEDASVWSKDPFGAVLEDGRIYGRGTSDMKGAVAAMLAAVGFFAADKKRDFSGSAYVACVVHEECFEGVAARSISRQLKPDCVIIGECSELNLKKGQRGRAEIVLETFGRPAHSANPEAGRNAVYAMAQLIERIRELPMTAHPVLGKGILELTDIKSAPYPGASVVPEYCRATYDRRLLVGETPESVLQPLQELVTAWNVQQDGLSAKVSYAKGKEGCYTGETIEGERFFPGWLLEENHAWVQTALQGLKQAGLNPALTQYSFCTNGSHYAGEAGIPTIGFGPSRENLAHTIDEHIEVEQLQQAVCGYYGILQATLEKEGW
- a CDS encoding DUF190 domain-containing protein: MIKISGQAQRLRVYVGESDRYQGQPVYHAIVAKAKALDLAGASVFRGLEGFGANSRIHTSRLLELSCDLPIVVELVDSEEYIAKLLPFLDEAVGQGMVTLENIEVVHYRHNDGKEKIR
- a CDS encoding DUF4870 domain-containing protein — protein: MTDWGKTSVGLSANTAAGLCYLLGWLSGIVFLLLEKENTFVRFHAMQSLVTFGSLMVISLTAQLLPFIGILISIVIGPATLFVWLLLMYKGFQGERYSLPFFGALAERQLR
- a CDS encoding D-aminoacylase; this encodes MKTLIRNGLIIDGSGAKPFCGDVLIEDGVIAAIGEGLSADAQIVDATGLVVAPGFIDTHSHSDLAVLTDPKVSPKIRQGVTTELLGQDGLSLAPLPEAYISPWRKNLAGLEGDSEAIDWHYSNTAGYLNLIAEARPAANMAYLAPHGNIRMEAMGLDGRAATDSEIQKMKDILRREMEAGAYGISTGLIYMPCAYAQTKELIELCKVSAEFGGLFVVHQRSEADDILASTKEILDIARASGVHLHISHMKVCGRKNWDKVEPMLELLEAAQAEGVKISFDQYPYVAGSTMLGVILPPWVHDGGTDKLLERLASPELRQRMIQDIEQGIPGWDNFIDFAGMDQIFVTSVKTSKNADAVGKNLVELGTMRGKDAYQAVFDLLYEEENAVGMVDFYGTEEHVKKLLARPEQNVCSDGLMGAGKPHPRVYGAFPRVLGKYVREEGTLSLEAAVRKMTGKPADVLGLTDRGYLHTGKAADLVIFDAAQVEDQGTFVEPVQYPRGISSVMVNGSWAVWEGKETGAFSGQVLKKGANHE